A window of Rhizobium sp. CC-YZS058 genomic DNA:
TGTCGGGCGGATTGAGCTCGGCGGTGACGGCGAACTCGCCGCGCCGGAGCACCCGCTCCAAGCGCCCGCGCGAGGAGTGGCCGGGCAGGGGATCGAGCGGCAGGTGTCGGCCAAGCGGGTTTTCATCGTAATGGGGGAAAAGCGGCGGCTCAGCCATGGATCTTCGCCTCCGCGGCTTCAGCGGTTTCGCGCGCCTCGGCGGCGGCGGCCGTGACGCGCAGCCAGGAGGAGGTTTCGCGCAGCGACTGGTTGACCGGCTTCTGGACGGAGAGAATCGCATCGCCGCCGGCCATCTGTCGCGAGCCTTCCCAGGCCTTGACCCAGACGCAGGGCATGTCGGGCTCGACCTCGCAATTGCCGTTGGCGCGCACGCCGCCGCAGGGGCCGTTGCGCAGCTGTTTCGGACAGTTCATCGGGCAGGACATGCCGGTGGAGGAGAGAATGCACTGGCCGCACATGCGGCAATCGAAGAGCAGACCTTTCACGCCGCGCTCGACCACCGTCACCGGCTTTTCGACCCGCGCATAGCCGAGCCGCTTCCAGACCGGATGCAGCTTCAGGAACACGGCGGCGAAGCGGTGGTAGACGCCCTCGAGCAGCCGCGCATGGCGCACCGACCAGAGCCGGATCGTATAGCTGTGCTGGCCGCGGCGATTGGGCGAGACGGAGGAGGGCGTGTAGGCGCCGGTTGCGGCCTTGGCATGCGGCGCGGCATTGCCCTTGGCAGGTTTGACCGCGGGATCGAGCTTCGGCGCCGCAAGCTCTGCGAGCGGCCGGTTGGTCTCAGCCATTCGCGCGCCCCCCTGCCTTGACCAGGGCAACGAGCCGTTCGCGGTCATAGGCCTCTTCCAAGGCAGCAGCCGCGAGATCGGCTTCCGCTTCCAGATCGTCGGAGACCGGGACGGGCTCTCCCTTGCGCCACTCTTCGAGATAGGCGCCGCTTTCGGCAGCCGCCGTGCGCATGGCGGCCATGTCGATCGCCTCGGTGAAGCGCAGCGAGAGTTCGCGCTTGGCGCTCTTGCGGCCCTGCTTGATGATGATCTGTGCGGGAATGTCGCGCCAGTAGACGATGATGCGGTCTGCCATCGGCGTTCAGGTCTCCTCTTGGCCCGGATGCTCGCTGAAGTCGGGGCGCGCCGCGCATCTTGGCACGACGCGCGGCCTGTTCAAAAGCGACTTCGCACCCGGCGCTACCAGATCCCGCGCCGCATCCCGTTCCAGAGATAGGTCCAGATCGGCGGATGGTACCATTGCCGGGAGGTGCCGGAGACCGAAATCGGTGTCAGGCGGCCGGCCAGCGCATCCTCGACGGCGCGACTGGCGATGTCCGTGCCTGCCGCCGTCAGGAGCAGCGGATAGGTGTGCATCGTATCGGACCGCAGCGGCTTTACCCGCGCCTGGTAGAGAACGCCGCCCGTATCGACACCGGCGTCGACGAGGTGGATCGTCGTTCCGAAATTGCCTTCGTCGCTGCAGATGCGCGACCAGTAGCCGCCCATCAGGCCGCGATAGTGCGGGTTGATGCCGGCATGGAGGTTCATGACCGGGCAGGGCATCATCGAGAGCGTTGCGGCGCTCAGCATGCGGCAGCTGACGAGGAGTATGGCATCCGGGCGTTCGGCCCTCAGAACATCGATCGCCTCGGTGCTGTTGATCGAGGGAATGGCAATGGTGCGGATCGCGGGGTCGGGCGCATCGGAGAGGCCATAGTCGCGCAGGATCTCGGCGGCGCGGGCCTCGGTGAAGCGTTTTCCGAAGCGCGAGCTCATCATCGTCGCCAATTGTCCGAGCGCCGTGATCCAGCCGAGCTTGCGGGCCCGCCGGCGCACGAAGAGCGATTTCGATTCCGGCGGCTCGACAAGGACCGTCAGATCCGGGAAGCGGCGGGCCAGCGCGTTGATCAGCACCTGCGGATTGCGTCCGCCGGCCGTGATGATCACCAGCTTGCCCTGTCGTTCCTCGCTCATCGCAGATCTCCCTTCGGCCGAAGCGTCTCTGCCAGAAAAGCTTTGCGTTCCGCTTAATCGCACCCGGTTTGCGCAAGGGCGGGCCCGAGATCGCCATAGCCGGTGAAGCGGTATTCATAGGCGAGCCCGAGCCGGGCGGCGGCCGCTTCCGCCTTCTGCTGAAGCGCGTCATCCTCTTCCTGGGAGAGATAGACGAGCTTTCTGTAGTGGCCGAAATAGGCGTCGCGCAGTTCCGGATGACGGTCGAGGCCGAGCGGCTCGATGACAAAGGCTTCGAACTGGCGGGCCAGGAAATCGGTGAGGAAGAAGGCGGTCAGATCGTCGTCCCACCGCGCGGCGAAGGCATCATTGCCGGCGAAGAAGGAATAGCAGTGCGGGCCGGCGATCCGCGCCACGCCTTCCTCCTCGCAAAACCGGTCCAGCATCCCGCCCGTGCCGCAATCCGCATAGGCGATGAAGAACCGCTCACCCCCCTCCGCGCGCAGTTTCGCAAGCTCTTCGCGCAAGCCGGGGACGATCTTCTCCGGCGTGTTGTGGAAGATGGCAGGCAGGCAGGAGAGGCTTATGTGGGCCAAGCCCTGCTGCGTGCAGACAGCGAGAATCTCCCGGGCGATCGCGCCGCAGCCGATCACGTGAACTTTATGACGTTTGGTGCGTTCATGGCTCACGAGGGGGCCCATGGCATCCTCGAGCTTCGTCGCAACACGGTTTTCCAAGGAACCCACGCTCATGACCGTCAAGACCCTCGCCACCGTCGGCATCGTTCTCGTTTCGCTTGCCTCGCTCACCGCTTGCGGCAACACGATCCGCGGCGCAGGCCGGGACACCGCCAACGCCGTCGACGCGACGCAGGATGCCGGCCGGAGCGTCCAGCGCGCTGCCAACTGATCGCGGCCAGACCTTAAGTGAGAAAAGCCGGCTGCGCTTGAAAGAGCGGCAGCCGGCTTTTTTGTTGGTCACCCCTCCTGGTGTCGGAGGGCGGACGGGATCAGCCGGCCAGCTGGTTGTGGCGGCGCTTCATGAAGTCCTTGGCGGTTTCGACCGCGACCGCCGCATCGCGGCAATAGGCATCGGCGCCCACGGCCTTGCCGAATTCCTCGTTCAGCGGCGCGCCGCCGACGAGAACGACCGTGTCGTCGCGGATGCCCTTTTCCTTCATCGTGTCGATGACGACCTTCATATAGGGCATGGTCGTCGTCAGCAGCGCCGACATGCCGAGGATGTCCGGCTTCTCGCGCTCGATGGCATCGAGATAATTCTCGACCGGATTGTTGATGCCGAGATCGACGACGTCGAAACCGGCCCCTTCCAGCATCATGCCGACCAGGTTCTTGCCGATGTCGTGAATGTCGCCCTTGACGGTTCCGATCACCACCTTGCCCTGCTTGGGCGCGCCGGTGGCGGCGAGAAGCGGCCGCAGGATCGACATGCCGGCCTTCATCGCGTTGGCGGACAGCAGCACTTCCGGCACGAAGAGAATGCCGTCGCGGAAGTCGATGCCGACGATCCGCATGCCTTCGACCAGCGCCTGGGTCAGGACGTCATAGGGCGCCCAGCCGCGTTCGAGAAGGATGCGCGTTCCTTCCTCGATCTCCTCCTTCAGCCCGTCATAGAGGTCGTCGTGCATCTGCTGCACGAGCTCTTCGTCGGAGAGTTCGGAAAGAATGATGTCGTCGTCTGCCATGCCCGTCTCCTCGCTCGAGAATCCTCCGAGACTATGCCCCAAGGCTAGCGCCCCTGTCGCGCAAAAACAGCGTCGGAAAACGACAAGGGCAACGGCGGAAGCGACGGGGGAGGACCCGCTGCACAGGCCGCGCTTCGCCATGGACAGTGCCGCCGCAAGAGGCTAGGCCCTGTCTGGCTTGCGCCATTTCCCGGCGCAGCGAGACGGGTTTCGACCGCCGACCTTGATAGCATGCGCGCCAGAAGCGATGCGCTGCGGCGCGGGCGGGAAAAGGCTGGAGGAGGCACTGCGATGAGCGAACTCGACGGACAGGTGGAGGACCGTGGCGGCCGGCGTTCGCGTGGCGAGGGCCGCGGGGCCGCTGCCCGGCGCGCCTCGCGCAGCGGCGGCGGGGCAGGGCCGTCCCTTCCCTACATCACCCGGCGCATTCGCGAATATGAAGTGCTGGACGACGAAGGCCTGGCGCTGATCGAGGCGAACGCCGACCGGATTCTCGAGGAAATCGGCATCGAGTTCCGGGAAGACGAGGAAGCGCTGGCGCTCTGGAAGGCGGCAGGGGCGGATGTGCGGGGCGAGCGCGTGCATTTTCCGAAGGGGCTCTGCCGCGCGCTTTTGAAGACCGCGCCGCGCGAATTCACCTGGCATGCCCGCAATCCGGAGCGCAACTGCCATGTCGGCGGCAAGGCGACCATCTTCGCGCCGGTCTACGGCCCGCCCTTCGTGCGCGACCTCAACGGCGAGCGCCGCTATGCGACGATCGAGGATTTCCGCAATTTCGTGAAGCTCGCCTATATGGCGCCCTCGATGCATTCCTCCGGCGGCACGGTCTGCGAGCCGGTCGACGTGCCGGTGAACAAGCGCCATCTCGACATGGTCTACAGCCATCTGCGCTATTCCGACAAACCCTTCATGGGCTCGGTCACGGCGCCGGAACGCGCCGAAGATACGATCGCGATGGCGAAGATCGTCTTTGGCGACGAATTCGTTGAAAACAATTGCGTGACGCTCAATCTTATCAACGCCAATTCGCCGATGGTGTTCGACGGCACCATGCTCGGCGCGCTGAAGGTCTATGCACGGCACAACCAGGCCTGCGTCGTCTCGCCCTTCATCCTCTCCGGTGCCATGAGCCCGGTGACGGTCGCCGGCACGCTGACGCAGATCCTCGCCGAGGTGCTGGCCGGCGCGGCGCTGACGCAGCTGATCCGCAAGGGCGCGCCGGTGCTGTTCGGCACCTTCGCGGCTTCAATCTCCATGCAGTCCGGCGCGCCGACCTTCGGCACGCCCGAGCCTTCACTGGTCTCCTATGGTGCGGCGCAGCTCGCCCGCAGGCTCGGTCTCCCGTTCCGCACCGGCGGCTCGCTCTGTGCCTCCAAGGTGCCGGATGCGCAGGCCGCGCATGAATCGGCCAACACACTGAACATGACGCTGCTTGCCGGCACAAACTTCGTGCTGCACGCGGCAGGCTGGCTGGAGGGCGGGCTGGTCTCGTCCTACGAGAAGTTCATGATCGACCAGGACCAGCTCGGCATGATGCAGCGCATGGCGGAAGGCGTGGACCTGACCGAGAACGGCCAGGCGCTGGAGGCGATCCGCGAGGTCGGTCCCGGCAGCCACTATCTCGGCTGCGCCCACACCCAGGCCAATTTCCAGACCGCCTTCTACCGCTCGGCGCTTGCCGACAACAACTCCTTCGAACAGTGGGAGGTCGAAGGCGCCAAGCGAATCGAGGAGCGGGCGAATGCGCTGGCGCGCTCCTGGCTCGACCATTACGAGGCGCCGCCGCTCGATCCGGCGATCGACGAGGCGCTGAAGGCCTTTGTCGACAGCCGCAAGAATTCGATGCCCGACGCCTTCACCTGAAGCGAGCCCGAGGCCGCCAGGGAGCAAGGCGGCGCGGCGCGGATCGCCGATCTCATCCAGAAGGAGGTCTGGCGCCCGCACTACACTGCCGCACGGCGGCTGCCGCAGTGACGATCGATGTGGCGGCCCTTTCCGAAGCGCTGAGTGGCCATGGGCTGCAGCTCAGGGGTGGCTTGACCTTCTCCGCTGTCGAGGATGCGCCGCTGCTGTCGAGTGGCGCGCCGGCTGTGGGTCTGGTGCTCGTCGGTCCGGCCGGGGGCTCTCTCTGGCCGGCGTTCTCGGCCTGGCATGCGGACCATCCCCTCCTCGATCATCCGCTGGATAGCTGGTCGAAAGCGGTCGTCGGGCCGATCGCCGCACAGTTCAGCGCGACGGCGTGGTATCCGTCCGATCCGCCCTACCAGCCGTTCCAGCGCTGGGCGAGGGCCGCGGAGGGACTTGAGGCCTCCCCGCTCGGCATTCTTGCCCATCCGACCTTCGGCCTCTGGCACAGCTACCGCGCCGCCCTCGGCTTTTCGACGCCCTGGCCCGAGCCGGCGCCGCCGCCACCGCCGCATCCTTGCTCCACCTGCGCCGATAAACCCTGTCTCACCCAGTGCCCGGCCCATGCCGTCGCGCTCGGCCACTTCGACGTCCCGCGCTGCCGCACCCATCTGGCAAGCCCGCAGGGCCGAACCGGCTGCCAATCCCACGGATGCCACGCCCGCAACGCCTGCCCCACCGGCCGCAACCATCGCTATCCGCTGGAACAGCTCCGCTTTCATATGGCGGCGATGAGCGCTTGACGGGGTGAGGCTGAAGCCTCCACTCTCCAGCCCGCGAACCGATGCCCTTGTTTATGATATCGCAGGGTGATACCAGTGAGGCTCAGCGGGAAACATCGACTGGCGATCTTTCGCGATCCTGTCGCGTCGACCATCGCCTGGCGGGACGTCGAGTCGCTGCTCCTGGCATGCGGAGCGGAGCTTACGGAAGGCAATGGATCGCGCGTGCGCATTGTGCTGCACGAGGTGCGTGCCGTCTTCCATCGGCCGCATCCCCAAAAGGAACTTGACAAGGGCGCCGTCCGGTCGTTGCGACGGCTGCTTCTCGAAGCAGAGATCGAGCCATGACGATGATGTACTACAAGGGCTACGAGGCGGTCGTCGAGTTCGATGATGAATCTGATCTGTTTCACGGCGAGGTCATCAACCTTCGCGATGTCATCACGTTCCAAGGGCATTCGGCAGCAGAACTGAAGGCGGCCTTCCGAGACTCGGTCGAGGACTATCTCGCATTCTGCCGAGAAAGGGGAGAGGAGCCCGAAAAGCCCTATTCGGGACAATTCCTCGTCCGCACCGAGCCGAAGCTGCACAAGGAGATTTCGCTCGCTGCCCGTCGCTCCGGCCTCAGCCTCAACAAGTGGATCACCGCGGCGCTTGAGCGGGCGATCCGGTGAAGCGCGACACGGTCCGGATGCCGCGCTTGGCCGATCTTCTCCGGCTTCTT
This region includes:
- a CDS encoding methylenetetrahydrofolate reductase C-terminal domain-containing protein, whose protein sequence is MAETNRPLAELAAPKLDPAVKPAKGNAAPHAKAATGAYTPSSVSPNRRGQHSYTIRLWSVRHARLLEGVYHRFAAVFLKLHPVWKRLGYARVEKPVTVVERGVKGLLFDCRMCGQCILSSTGMSCPMNCPKQLRNGPCGGVRANGNCEVEPDMPCVWVKAWEGSRQMAGGDAILSVQKPVNQSLRETSSWLRVTAAAAEARETAEAAEAKIHG
- a CDS encoding virulence factor, which gives rise to MADRIIVYWRDIPAQIIIKQGRKSAKRELSLRFTEAIDMAAMRTAAAESGAYLEEWRKGEPVPVSDDLEAEADLAAAALEEAYDRERLVALVKAGGRANG
- a CDS encoding formyl transferase; the encoded protein is MSEERQGKLVIITAGGRNPQVLINALARRFPDLTVLVEPPESKSLFVRRRARKLGWITALGQLATMMSSRFGKRFTEARAAEILRDYGLSDAPDPAIRTIAIPSINSTEAIDVLRAERPDAILLVSCRMLSAATLSMMPCPVMNLHAGINPHYRGLMGGYWSRICSDEGNFGTTIHLVDAGVDTGGVLYQARVKPLRSDTMHTYPLLLTAAGTDIASRAVEDALAGRLTPISVSGTSRQWYHPPIWTYLWNGMRRGIW
- a CDS encoding DUF1638 domain-containing protein: MGPLVSHERTKRHKVHVIGCGAIAREILAVCTQQGLAHISLSCLPAIFHNTPEKIVPGLREELAKLRAEGGERFFIAYADCGTGGMLDRFCEEEGVARIAGPHCYSFFAGNDAFAARWDDDLTAFFLTDFLARQFEAFVIEPLGLDRHPELRDAYFGHYRKLVYLSQEEDDALQQKAEAAAARLGLAYEYRFTGYGDLGPALAQTGCD
- a CDS encoding entericidin, producing the protein MTVKTLATVGIVLVSLASLTACGNTIRGAGRDTANAVDATQDAGRSVQRAAN
- a CDS encoding B12-binding domain-containing protein, whose protein sequence is MADDDIILSELSDEELVQQMHDDLYDGLKEEIEEGTRILLERGWAPYDVLTQALVEGMRIVGIDFRDGILFVPEVLLSANAMKAGMSILRPLLAATGAPKQGKVVIGTVKGDIHDIGKNLVGMMLEGAGFDVVDLGINNPVENYLDAIEREKPDILGMSALLTTTMPYMKVVIDTMKEKGIRDDTVVLVGGAPLNEEFGKAVGADAYCRDAAVAVETAKDFMKRRHNQLAG
- a CDS encoding trimethylamine methyltransferase family protein — protein: MSELDGQVEDRGGRRSRGEGRGAAARRASRSGGGAGPSLPYITRRIREYEVLDDEGLALIEANADRILEEIGIEFREDEEALALWKAAGADVRGERVHFPKGLCRALLKTAPREFTWHARNPERNCHVGGKATIFAPVYGPPFVRDLNGERRYATIEDFRNFVKLAYMAPSMHSSGGTVCEPVDVPVNKRHLDMVYSHLRYSDKPFMGSVTAPERAEDTIAMAKIVFGDEFVENNCVTLNLINANSPMVFDGTMLGALKVYARHNQACVVSPFILSGAMSPVTVAGTLTQILAEVLAGAALTQLIRKGAPVLFGTFAASISMQSGAPTFGTPEPSLVSYGAAQLARRLGLPFRTGGSLCASKVPDAQAAHESANTLNMTLLAGTNFVLHAAGWLEGGLVSSYEKFMIDQDQLGMMQRMAEGVDLTENGQALEAIREVGPGSHYLGCAHTQANFQTAFYRSALADNNSFEQWEVEGAKRIEERANALARSWLDHYEAPPLDPAIDEALKAFVDSRKNSMPDAFT
- a CDS encoding ferredoxin, which translates into the protein MTIDVAALSEALSGHGLQLRGGLTFSAVEDAPLLSSGAPAVGLVLVGPAGGSLWPAFSAWHADHPLLDHPLDSWSKAVVGPIAAQFSATAWYPSDPPYQPFQRWARAAEGLEASPLGILAHPTFGLWHSYRAALGFSTPWPEPAPPPPPHPCSTCADKPCLTQCPAHAVALGHFDVPRCRTHLASPQGRTGCQSHGCHARNACPTGRNHRYPLEQLRFHMAAMSA
- a CDS encoding type II toxin-antitoxin system HicA family toxin — its product is MRLSGKHRLAIFRDPVASTIAWRDVESLLLACGAELTEGNGSRVRIVLHEVRAVFHRPHPQKELDKGAVRSLRRLLLEAEIEP
- a CDS encoding type II toxin-antitoxin system HicB family antitoxin, translated to MTMMYYKGYEAVVEFDDESDLFHGEVINLRDVITFQGHSAAELKAAFRDSVEDYLAFCRERGEEPEKPYSGQFLVRTEPKLHKEISLAARRSGLSLNKWITAALERAIR